One part of the Hyalangium ruber genome encodes these proteins:
- a CDS encoding class I SAM-dependent DNA methyltransferase, translating to MSNHSAQIVQKLWNYCDVLRDDGLSYGDYIEQLTFLLFLKMAHEQTQAPWNRPSPVPKGFDWPSLMSKEGDALETHYRRLLENLGKSKGTLGLIFRKAQNKVQDPAKLRRLIVDLLDREQWSSLDADVKGDAYEGLLEKTATQSGAGQYFTPRALIRAIVDVVQPKPGETLVDPAVGTGGFLLAAHDYIARNNRLDKDQKKHLKLEALRGWEIADTPARLCTMNLLLHGIGGDETPIVVVDDAIRSDPGKRWKIALSNPPFGRKSSVTVINDEGEQEKEALTVVRDDFWASTSNKQLNFVQHIKTLLEVNGRAAVVVPDNVLFEGGAGETIRRKLLHECDVHTLLRLPTGIFYAQGVKANVLFFEKKPGREKPWTEKLWVYDLRTNKHFTLKTNPLKRADLDEFVACYLPENRHQRKATWSEKKAPEGRWRSYGYEELLQRDKVSLDIFWLKDESLEDSANLPAPDVIAGEIVDDLRAALEQFEAIQTDLSRIGRTGARSRAGGGSRGTEEARED from the coding sequence ATGAGCAACCACTCGGCTCAAATCGTCCAGAAGCTCTGGAACTACTGCGATGTCCTCAGGGACGATGGCCTCTCCTACGGAGACTACATCGAGCAACTCACGTTCTTGCTTTTCCTCAAGATGGCCCACGAGCAGACCCAGGCTCCATGGAACCGTCCATCGCCCGTCCCCAAGGGCTTCGACTGGCCCAGCCTGATGAGCAAGGAGGGCGACGCGCTCGAAACCCACTACCGCCGCCTGCTGGAGAATCTAGGCAAGTCGAAGGGGACGCTGGGGCTCATCTTCCGCAAGGCCCAGAACAAGGTTCAAGACCCGGCGAAGCTCCGCCGCCTCATCGTAGACCTGCTGGACCGCGAGCAGTGGTCGAGCCTCGACGCCGACGTGAAGGGGGACGCCTACGAGGGCCTGCTGGAGAAGACGGCCACCCAATCCGGGGCCGGGCAGTACTTCACCCCGAGAGCGTTGATCCGCGCCATCGTGGACGTGGTGCAGCCCAAACCGGGGGAGACCCTCGTGGACCCGGCCGTTGGTACCGGTGGTTTCCTGCTCGCGGCCCACGACTACATTGCCAGGAACAACAGGCTCGACAAGGACCAGAAGAAGCACCTCAAGCTGGAGGCGCTGCGGGGGTGGGAGATCGCCGATACGCCCGCCCGTCTATGCACGATGAACCTGCTTCTCCACGGCATTGGCGGGGATGAGACTCCCATCGTTGTAGTGGATGACGCCATTCGCAGCGACCCGGGCAAGCGGTGGAAGATCGCGCTCTCCAATCCGCCCTTTGGCCGCAAGTCCTCCGTTACCGTCATCAACGATGAGGGCGAGCAGGAGAAAGAGGCCCTCACCGTCGTGCGCGACGACTTCTGGGCGTCCACGAGCAACAAGCAGCTCAACTTCGTGCAGCACATCAAGACGCTGCTGGAGGTGAACGGGCGGGCGGCGGTGGTGGTGCCCGACAACGTGCTCTTCGAGGGCGGAGCGGGGGAGACGATTCGCCGCAAGCTGCTCCACGAGTGCGACGTGCATACGCTGCTGCGGTTGCCGACGGGCATCTTCTACGCGCAGGGCGTGAAGGCGAACGTGCTGTTCTTCGAGAAGAAGCCAGGCCGGGAGAAGCCGTGGACCGAGAAGCTCTGGGTCTATGACTTGCGCACGAACAAGCACTTCACGCTGAAGACGAACCCGCTGAAGCGGGCGGATCTCGACGAGTTCGTTGCCTGCTACCTGCCGGAGAACCGGCACCAGCGCAAGGCGACGTGGTCCGAGAAGAAGGCTCCGGAGGGGCGCTGGCGCTCGTATGGGTACGAGGAACTGCTCCAGCGGGACAAGGTGAGCCTGGACATCTTCTGGCTCAAGGACGAGTCGTTGGAGGACTCAGCGAACCTGCCTGCTCCAGATGTCATTGCCGGGGAGATTGTGGACGACCTGCGTGCGGCCCTGGAGCAGTTCGAGGCGATCCAGACGGACCTCTCGCGCATAGGTAGAACTGGGGCACGTTCAAGAGCAGGGGGCGGGAGCCGAGGGACCGAGGAGGCTCGCGAGGACTGA